The following DNA comes from Meiothermus sp. CFH 77666.
CGGCTGCCTTGCGGGAGGGGCAGGTGCTGTATGCCGCATGACCCGAGCCACCCACAAACCTGGCTGGCCCGAGCAAAAAGCAGTCTCGCACTGGCTCAGGTAAAGCCGAGTCCAGAAATCTTCCTGGAGGAACTTGGATACAATGCCCAACAGGAGGCAGAGAAAGCTCTTAAAGCACTTTGTATTTCCCGTGGCATCGCCTTCCCTAAAACGCATAACCTGGGTCTCTTACT
Coding sequences within:
- a CDS encoding HEPN domain-containing protein, coding for MPHDPSHPQTWLARAKSSLALAQVKPSPEIFLEELGYNAQQEAEKALKALCISRGIAFPKTHNLGLLLDLLQQHGEALPSEVLRAVELTPFAIALHYPGTHPPITYDDYLDAVEVARGIVEWVEAHL